The following is a genomic window from Amycolatopsis acidiphila.
CCGGTCTCCTCGGTGAACCGGCGTATGAGAGTGCGCTTCGACAGGCCCGCGTACCGGGCGAGTTCGCGCAGGGTGACCGGCTCGCCGAGGCGTTGCAGAGCCCATTCGCGAGTGTCGGACAGCGACGCGTCGCCGGCCACCGCGACCGGGGCGGGCACGTACTGGGCTTGCCCGCCTTCGCGGTGCGGGGCGGCGACCAGGCCGCGGGCGATCCGGTTGGCCACTACCGCGCCGAGGTCGCGGCGCACGATGTGCAGACACAGGTCGATGCCGCAGCACACTCCAGCCGAGGTGAGGACGTCACCCTCGTCGACGTAGAGCACGTCGCGATCCACTGACACAGCGGGGAAATCGCGTTCGAAATCATCGATGTACTGCCAGTGGGTGGTGGCGTGCAGGCCGTCGAGCACGCCAGCCGCGGCCAGCGCGAAGGCTCCCGTGCAGATCGACACCATCCGCTTGCCCCGCTCGTGTGCCTCAGCCAGCGCGGCAAGGATGGCTTCTGGCGGTCGGCGGGGTGGCTCGGATCCCGGCACGATCACGGTGTCGGCGACGCG
Proteins encoded in this region:
- a CDS encoding GlxA family transcriptional regulator — protein: MTAHRIAILALDEVMPLDLAIPAQIFSARPETPYELTVCTFATKVHTTGGFTVVTDGGLDQVRVADTVIVPGSEPPRRPPEAILAALAEAHERGKRMVSICTGAFALAAAGVLDGLHATTHWQYIDDFERDFPAVSVDRDVLYVDEGDVLTSAGVCCGIDLCLHIVRRDLGAVVANRIARGLVAAPHREGGQAQYVPAPVAVAGDASLSDTREWALQRLGEPVTLRELARYAGLSKRTLIRRFTEETGTTPLQWLLDARLGRARELLETTDHPVDRVARDCGLGTAANLRLHFRRVLDTTPTAYRRTFKN